TTTTTCGAGATACTTGGCGCCTTCCTGAACGGCCATTCTACCTGCTACTTCGCTCATTGGTACCAATAGTGGCAAACTTCTGTCTGTTTTCTCAACGGTTTCATAAGCCAGGCATACAGCCTTCCGGGCGATCATGGCGTGAGTCAGCGGCTCGGAAGAAGCGAAGTGGAAATAGGTAAACAGAAGTTGATCGGGCTTAATGAGCTCATATTCACTTGCGATCGGCTCTTTTACTTTAATGATCATTTCGGCGATTGCGTAAACCTCTTCTATGGTCGAAAGAATGCTTGCACCTGCCTCTGAATACTGCTCATCTGAAAAGCCGCTGCTTTTGCCTGCCCCAGCTTGGAGGTGAACGGTATGACCGTGTTTACGGAATTCGGTTACGCCTGCCGGGGTCAGTGCCACACGGTTTTCATTGTTCTTGATTTCTTTGGGTACGCCAATGATCATTGGATGGGGTATTTGCAGTGTTGGATAGTATTGAAAAGAGACTGCAAAATTAATTTATGATGGAAAAACTTACTATCAAATGTATTTAAGACAGAAAAGAAAACTATTTTTGAACGTATATGTAAGAAAAAATTCTGCCTGTACACTTTGAGATCCCAGTTAGCAATAAAAAAAACTGTATGCAACCTGACGCTACAGACCGGAAAATTCTGGATCTGCTTCAAAAGAATTCGCAGCTGACTATCAAGGAAATAGCCAGCCAGATTAATCTTTCGGTGACGCCAGTACACGAGCGGATACGAAAGCTGGAAAAGGAGGGGTTTATTGATAAGTATGTTTGCTTGCTCAACCGTAGAAAATTAGGGAAGGCGCTGGTCGTTTATTGCAATGTTACCCTTGACAAACAACGCAAGGAAAGCTTTGAGGACTTTAACCAGGCCATCGTCAACATGAGCGAGGTACTGGAATGCTCGGTGGTTTCGGGTAATTTCGATTACATGCTCAAAGTAGTGGTCGAAGATGGGGAAGCATACAACCAATTTTACCAGCACAAACTTTCTGCTCTGAAAAGTGTGTTACACATCAGCAGTTATTTTGTAATTTCCGAAATCAAATATACCACAGGGATTGCTGTCGTTTAATTGGAAAGGACAAAAGCACTAAATCAATCCTTAAAATCAGGCCGATAGCGGATAGCTGGCAGCCGAATAGCCATAGTAATGAATAAAAATTTTAAAGATGGCCTGAACCTGATGTCCAAAGTGACAGTGAAGAGAGCCTGGAATGCCATTCAGATATTGAGTAGTTACTTTTATTCAAAAGCAACGGGTAACCCGGTTCATTGGGGAATGCCGATCGCCATTTCTTTTGAACCTACCACCTCCTGTAACCTGCGTTGCCCGGAATGTCCCAGCGGCCTGCGTTCTTTTACCAGACCGACCGGAATGATGGAGGAAAAGCTCTATAAAAAGACCATTGACGAGCTGGCTGATACATTATTATACCTCATTTTTTACTTTCAGGGAGAGCCTTACCTTCATCCGAAATTCTTCGAACTGGTTCAGTATGCGCATGACAAGGGCATTTATACTGCTACTTCTACCAACGCGCATTACCTGACGGATGAGAAAGCCAGAAAAACGGTTGAATCGGGACTGGACCGGTTGATCATTTCCATTGATGGTACCACACAGGATGTTTATCAGCAGTACCGGATAGGAGGGAACCTCGAAAAAGTGCTGGAGGGAACCCGCAACATCATTAAATGGAAAAAGGAATTGAAGTCGAGTACGCCTCACGTGATTTTTCAGTTTCTGGTTGTAAAACCCAATGAACATCAGATTGAGGACGTTAAAAAGCTCGCGGAGGAAATGGGCGTGGATGAGGTAGGACTAAAAA
The genomic region above belongs to Dyadobacter pollutisoli and contains:
- a CDS encoding Lrp/AsnC family transcriptional regulator, producing the protein MQPDATDRKILDLLQKNSQLTIKEIASQINLSVTPVHERIRKLEKEGFIDKYVCLLNRRKLGKALVVYCNVTLDKQRKESFEDFNQAIVNMSEVLECSVVSGNFDYMLKVVVEDGEAYNQFYQHKLSALKSVLHISSYFVISEIKYTTGIAVV
- a CDS encoding SPASM domain-containing protein, with amino-acid sequence MNKNFKDGLNLMSKVTVKRAWNAIQILSSYFYSKATGNPVHWGMPIAISFEPTTSCNLRCPECPSGLRSFTRPTGMMEEKLYKKTIDELADTLLYLIFYFQGEPYLHPKFFELVQYAHDKGIYTATSTNAHYLTDEKARKTVESGLDRLIISIDGTTQDVYQQYRIGGNLEKVLEGTRNIIKWKKELKSSTPHVIFQFLVVKPNEHQIEDVKKLAEEMGVDEVGLKTAQIYDYEEGSDLIPTIEKYSRYEKHETGRYSIKNKFVDHCWKMWHSCVITWDGAVVPCCFDKDAEYQLGDMKRQTFRQLWKGKKYQDFRASLIRSRSEIEMCKNCTEGTQVWA